One genomic region from Streptomyces sp. NBC_00582 encodes:
- a CDS encoding GNAT family N-acetyltransferase: MSFTAKGPVLEGSLVRLEPLEQRHAGELGVAAEENRESYAFTWVPRADEVDAYVDAQLARAATGRLVPYAQVSLATGRVVGTTSYWEPRCWRSEDRLDAVEIGFTWLAASAQGTGVNAEAKLLLFRHAFEEWGVSRVDLKTDARNSRSRAAIESVGARFEGVLRNWSRSWAPGEEGRLRDSAIFAITAEEWPERREALERRVARYRTPAAQ, from the coding sequence GTGAGTTTCACCGCGAAGGGCCCGGTCCTGGAAGGCTCGCTGGTGCGGCTGGAGCCGCTGGAGCAGCGGCACGCGGGGGAGTTGGGGGTGGCGGCGGAGGAGAACCGGGAATCGTACGCGTTCACCTGGGTGCCGAGGGCCGACGAGGTCGACGCGTACGTCGACGCCCAGCTCGCCCGCGCCGCGACGGGGCGACTGGTGCCCTACGCGCAGGTGTCGCTCGCCACCGGGCGGGTGGTCGGCACCACCTCGTACTGGGAGCCCCGCTGCTGGCGTTCGGAGGACCGGCTGGACGCCGTGGAGATCGGGTTCACCTGGCTCGCGGCCTCCGCCCAGGGCACCGGCGTCAACGCGGAGGCCAAGTTGCTGCTGTTCCGCCATGCCTTCGAGGAGTGGGGCGTGTCCCGGGTCGACCTGAAGACGGACGCCCGCAACAGCCGTTCCCGCGCGGCCATCGAGAGCGTGGGCGCCCGCTTCGAGGGCGTTCTGCGCAACTGGTCCCGCTCCTGGGCCCCCGGCGAGGAGGGCCGCCTGCGCGACTCCGCGATCTTCGCGATCACGGCGGAGGAATGGCCCGAGCGGCGGGAAGCGCTGGAGCGCCGGGTGGCCCGGTACCGCACCCCGGCCGCGCAGTGA
- a CDS encoding LysR family transcriptional regulator yields the protein MEPLSAAFTIDLRRLTVLRELQRRGSLARTAEALHLTPSAVSQQLATLARDLGVPLTERDGRGVRLTGQARVLLAHADVIAAQLERARADLAAYTDGGRGTVTVGCFSSGILGLLPAALRGLRERLPRLRVDVVEAEPPDLFTALDAGQLDVAVAVDFAAAPPHTDPRYSREDLLTDVLDVALPPGHPLADRAAVPLRELAKDVWVVGDAASCCGAVTRSVCAAAGFTPDIRHAVGDWAALAALVEAGVGVALVPRLVRSLYAPRSLALRPAEGAPPSRNVFLAVRAGAEGDPVLGAVREELRAAAAAVLR from the coding sequence GTGGAACCGTTAAGTGCCGCCTTCACCATCGATCTGCGCCGCCTCACCGTCCTGCGGGAACTCCAGCGCCGCGGCAGCCTCGCCCGCACCGCCGAGGCCCTGCACCTCACCCCCTCGGCGGTCTCCCAGCAGCTCGCGACCCTCGCCCGTGACCTCGGCGTCCCCCTCACCGAACGCGACGGCCGAGGCGTACGGCTCACCGGGCAGGCGCGTGTCCTCCTCGCCCACGCCGACGTCATCGCCGCCCAGTTGGAGCGGGCCCGCGCCGATCTCGCGGCGTACACCGACGGCGGGCGGGGCACGGTGACCGTCGGCTGCTTCTCCAGCGGCATCCTGGGGCTGCTGCCCGCCGCGCTGCGGGGGCTGCGCGAGCGGCTGCCACGGTTGCGGGTGGATGTGGTCGAGGCCGAGCCGCCGGACCTCTTCACGGCGCTCGACGCCGGGCAGCTCGATGTCGCCGTGGCCGTCGACTTCGCCGCCGCTCCCCCGCACACCGACCCCCGCTACAGCCGCGAGGACCTCCTCACCGATGTCCTCGACGTCGCCCTGCCGCCCGGCCATCCCCTCGCGGACCGCGCCGCGGTACCCCTGCGGGAGTTGGCCAAGGACGTGTGGGTGGTGGGGGACGCGGCCAGTTGCTGCGGTGCGGTGACCCGTTCCGTGTGCGCGGCGGCCGGTTTCACTCCCGACATCCGGCACGCCGTCGGCGACTGGGCCGCGCTGGCCGCCCTGGTCGAGGCGGGGGTGGGGGTGGCGCTCGTGCCGCGGCTGGTGCGGTCCCTCTACGCCCCCCGCTCGCTGGCGCTCCGCCCGGCCGAGGGCGCGCCCCCGTCCCGGAACGTCTTCCTCGCCGTACGGGCCGGGGCGGAGGGGGATCCCGTGCTGGGGGCCGTACGCGAGGAGCTTCGGGCGGCGGCAGCGGCCGTGCTCCGCTGA
- a CDS encoding RBBP9/YdeN family alpha/beta hydrolase, with translation MPTTLSPSVLILHGWQNHRPEAHWQHWLADRLTALGHPVTYPQLPDPDTPSLETWLTELERLLAGFGTTTSERVVVAHSLSAVLWLHAAARKLPGVTAPDRVLLVAPPAPSVIETHPEIAAFTPPPLTDLPLPTPTHLVAGDNDPYLPEGAQQTYGTPLHLPTTILPGAAHLDLNAGYGPWPSVLEWCRNPQTRLGGREE, from the coding sequence ATGCCCACCACCCTCTCCCCCTCCGTGCTGATCCTCCACGGCTGGCAGAACCACCGCCCCGAGGCCCACTGGCAGCACTGGCTCGCCGACCGCCTCACCGCCCTCGGCCATCCCGTCACCTACCCCCAGCTCCCCGACCCGGACACCCCGTCCCTGGAGACCTGGCTGACCGAACTGGAGCGCCTCCTGGCCGGCTTCGGCACCACCACCTCCGAGCGGGTCGTGGTGGCCCACAGCCTCTCCGCGGTCCTCTGGCTGCACGCCGCCGCCCGCAAGCTCCCCGGAGTGACGGCCCCGGACCGCGTCCTCCTGGTGGCCCCACCCGCGCCCTCGGTCATCGAAACCCACCCGGAGATCGCGGCTTTCACACCCCCACCCCTGACCGACCTCCCCCTCCCCACCCCCACGCACCTGGTGGCCGGCGACAACGACCCCTACCTCCCCGAGGGCGCCCAACAGACCTACGGCACCCCCCTGCACCTCCCCACCACGATCCTCCCCGGGGCGGCCCACCTGGACCTGAACGCGGGGTACGGCCCATGGCCGTCGGTACTGGAGTGGTGCCGGAACCCGCAGACACGGCTCGGGGGGCGGGAGGAGTAG
- a CDS encoding IS630 family transposase produces the protein MSRPGPKIPPLSVTDAQRAVLDGWLRRRTTAQALAQRSRIVLECAEGHSIMEVSRRLRIAPDTVRTWRRRFIERGLDGLCDDPRPGVPRKITDADVERVIVKTLEETPKNATHWSTRSMAAATGMSQSTVSRIWRAFALAPHRSQTFKLSTDPLFIDKVRDVVGLYLDPPEKALVLCVDEKSQIQALDRSQPVLPMVPGVPERRSHDYVRAGTTTLFAALEVATGKVIGSLHRRHRAAEFKKFLAKLDKEVPADLQVHLILDNYATHKTPDIKRWLLSHPRFHLHFTPTSASWLNLVERWFAELTQKKLKRGVHRSVQALERDIRSWLADWNEHPRPFIWTKSADEILDKVAAYCRRISDSGH, from the coding sequence ATGAGTCGTCCGGGTCCGAAGATTCCGCCGTTGTCAGTAACTGATGCCCAGCGGGCGGTGCTGGACGGTTGGTTACGTCGCCGTACGACGGCTCAGGCGTTGGCTCAGCGGTCGCGGATCGTGCTGGAGTGCGCCGAAGGCCACTCGATCATGGAGGTGTCCCGTCGGCTGCGGATCGCTCCGGACACGGTCCGCACCTGGCGGCGCCGCTTCATCGAGCGGGGGCTGGACGGCTTGTGCGACGACCCGCGGCCCGGCGTCCCCCGTAAGATCACCGATGCCGACGTCGAGCGGGTCATCGTCAAGACGCTCGAGGAGACGCCGAAGAACGCGACCCACTGGTCGACGAGGTCGATGGCCGCGGCCACGGGAATGTCGCAGTCGACGGTGTCACGGATATGGCGGGCGTTCGCTCTGGCCCCGCACCGGTCGCAGACGTTCAAGCTGTCCACCGACCCGCTGTTCATCGACAAGGTTCGCGACGTCGTCGGTCTGTATCTCGATCCGCCGGAGAAGGCCCTGGTCCTTTGTGTGGACGAGAAGTCGCAGATCCAGGCCCTGGACCGATCCCAGCCGGTCCTGCCGATGGTGCCAGGAGTTCCCGAACGACGCAGCCACGACTACGTCCGGGCCGGCACCACGACCCTCTTCGCCGCTCTCGAGGTCGCCACCGGCAAGGTCATCGGCTCCCTCCACCGCCGCCACCGGGCAGCGGAGTTCAAGAAGTTCCTCGCGAAGCTCGACAAGGAAGTCCCGGCTGATCTGCAGGTTCATCTGATCCTGGACAACTACGCGACCCACAAGACGCCCGACATCAAGCGGTGGCTGCTATCCCATCCGCGGTTCCACCTGCACTTCACGCCGACCAGCGCATCCTGGCTGAACCTGGTCGAGCGGTGGTTCGCCGAGCTGACCCAGAAGAAGCTCAAGCGCGGCGTCCACCGCTCCGTCCAAGCCCTCGAACGCGACATCCGCAGCTGGCTCGCCGACTGGAACGAACACCCGAGGCCGTTCATCTGGACCAAGTCCGCCGACGAGATCCTCGACAAAGTAGCCGCCTACTGCCGCCGAATCTCTGACTCAGGTCACTAG